Proteins co-encoded in one Kribbella qitaiheensis genomic window:
- a CDS encoding FluC/FEX family fluoride channel, with product MRLDPAPGEPVDSDVDLRFARSARPPARDVAVLGVVAAGGAIGAAARYLVGLAWPTASGGFPWATLGINVVGCALIGVLMVLVADVWTHQRLLRPFVGTGMLGGFTTFSTYAVDIQQLFAGRHAGTGLLYLAGTAIGALVAVWAAASTTRRLVSRRRR from the coding sequence GTGCGCTTAGATCCAGCTCCGGGTGAACCGGTCGACTCTGATGTCGATCTGCGGTTCGCGCGGTCTGCTCGTCCGCCGGCTCGCGATGTCGCCGTGTTGGGCGTCGTCGCCGCGGGCGGGGCGATCGGCGCTGCTGCCCGCTATCTGGTCGGGCTGGCCTGGCCTACCGCGTCGGGGGGCTTTCCGTGGGCGACCTTGGGTATCAACGTGGTTGGCTGCGCGTTGATCGGGGTCTTGATGGTGCTGGTTGCTGACGTGTGGACGCACCAGCGGTTGCTGCGCCCGTTCGTCGGAACCGGGATGCTGGGCGGGTTCACCACGTTCTCCACCTACGCCGTGGACATCCAGCAGTTGTTCGCCGGTAGGCACGCGGGCACCGGGTTGCTGTACTTGGCCGGTACTGCGATCGGCGCGCTGGTCGCGGTCTGGGCTGCGGCGAGCACGACTCGACGGCTCGTCAGTCGGAGGCGGCGATGA
- the crcB gene encoding fluoride efflux transporter CrcB, translated as MNLLLVIVGAAIGAPLRYLTDRAVQSRHDSVFPWGTITVNVVGCVVLGIVGGAASTASVPHEVQLLVGTGFCGALTTYSTFSYETLRLIEQDAKFFAAANVVTSIVAGLGGAFLGVAIAQAL; from the coding sequence ATGAACCTCCTGCTGGTGATTGTGGGCGCGGCTATCGGTGCGCCGCTGCGATACCTGACCGACCGTGCGGTGCAGAGTCGTCACGACTCGGTGTTCCCGTGGGGGACCATCACCGTCAACGTCGTCGGCTGTGTCGTGCTGGGCATCGTCGGCGGTGCGGCCAGTACTGCGAGCGTCCCGCACGAGGTGCAGCTGCTCGTCGGGACCGGATTCTGCGGCGCCCTGACCACCTACTCGACCTTCTCGTACGAGACGCTGCGCCTGATCGAGCAGGACGCGAAGTTCTTCGCCGCCGCGAACGTCGTCACCAGCATCGTCGCCGGACTCGGCGGCGCCTTCCTCGGCGTCGCGATCGCCCAGGCGCTCTAG
- a CDS encoding histidine phosphatase family protein, producing MDLTADRPRLLPTLDPYWTTPLTDQRLAGLSGRTGLVTQIYLVRHGEPDYTPVDSRGWPGMAADTAPLSSDGTKQAEALADLLSGIGATYLVSSPFTRALQSAAIIGHRLALGVRVDYDLRDWLPDSTGSWRGTADVRAARAEFDAYGGEWPEGVPRPWEPLSRVRERARAVLARHTASTDGPLLVITHAMVIEALTGVPNTPHGTHEYYRYDPADDA from the coding sequence ATGGACCTCACTGCCGACCGGCCGCGCTTGCTGCCCACCCTCGACCCGTACTGGACGACACCACTGACCGACCAGCGGCTGGCTGGTTTGTCAGGTAGAACTGGGCTCGTGACACAGATCTACCTGGTCCGGCACGGTGAGCCGGACTACACACCCGTCGACAGCCGGGGCTGGCCCGGTATGGCCGCGGACACCGCACCACTCAGCTCCGACGGCACGAAGCAGGCCGAGGCCCTGGCGGACCTGCTCAGCGGAATCGGCGCGACGTACCTGGTCAGTTCGCCCTTCACCCGGGCCCTGCAGAGCGCCGCGATCATCGGCCACCGCCTGGCGCTCGGCGTACGGGTCGACTACGACCTGCGCGACTGGTTGCCGGACAGCACGGGCTCCTGGCGCGGCACAGCCGACGTACGGGCTGCCAGGGCCGAGTTCGACGCGTACGGCGGGGAATGGCCGGAAGGCGTTCCGCGGCCGTGGGAGCCGCTGTCCAGGGTCCGTGAGCGGGCTCGTGCCGTACTGGCCCGGCACACCGCGAGTACGGACGGCCCGCTCCTGGTGATCACGCACGCGATGGTCATCGAAGCCCTCACCGGCGTACCGAACACTCCCCACGGCACCCACGAGTACTACCGCTACGACCCAGCCGACGACGCCTGA
- a CDS encoding 3-deoxy-7-phosphoheptulonate synthase produces MNTLPQQATGAVVDRRIEKTVPLITPLALHDELPMTDQLAEAVVAGRQAVTDVLNGTDDRLLVVVGPCSVHDAKAALEYAERLKPIAERLSDGLLVVMRVYFEKPRSTLGWKGLINDPDLDGSGDVNKGLRTARALLLEVLAKGLPVGCEFLDPITPQYIADTVSSSRERWAA; encoded by the coding sequence ATGAACACCCTCCCTCAGCAGGCGACCGGCGCGGTCGTGGACAGAAGGATCGAGAAGACCGTCCCGCTGATCACGCCATTGGCCCTGCACGACGAGCTGCCGATGACCGACCAGCTGGCCGAGGCCGTGGTCGCCGGCCGGCAGGCCGTCACCGACGTGCTGAACGGCACCGACGACCGCCTGCTCGTTGTCGTCGGCCCCTGTTCGGTGCACGACGCCAAGGCAGCGCTCGAGTACGCCGAACGACTCAAGCCCATCGCCGAGCGACTCTCCGACGGTCTGCTCGTCGTGATGCGCGTGTACTTCGAGAAGCCGCGCTCCACCCTCGGCTGGAAGGGCCTGATCAACGATCCCGACCTCGACGGCTCCGGCGACGTGAACAAGGGCCTGAGGACCGCTCGCGCCCTGCTGCTCGAAGTACTGGCCAAGGGTCTCCCGGTCGGTTGTGAGTTCCTCGACCCGATCACTCCGCAGTACATCGCGGACACGGTCTCTTCTTCAAGGGAGCGGTGGGCGGCGTGA
- the cutA gene encoding divalent-cation tolerance protein CutA codes for MTPTDHVVALTTTPTAEEASKLAQGLVDARLAACVQISSPITAVYRWQEKVWTEPEWQLWIKTATDKRDDLVNWLDEHHSGEVPELIFLPITDGSDAYLSWITEQTR; via the coding sequence ATGACGCCAACTGATCATGTGGTTGCACTCACGACGACACCCACGGCAGAAGAGGCGAGCAAGCTTGCTCAAGGCCTAGTCGATGCTCGCTTGGCCGCCTGCGTCCAAATCTCCTCGCCGATAACAGCCGTATACCGGTGGCAAGAGAAGGTCTGGACCGAACCCGAGTGGCAGTTGTGGATTAAGACCGCAACAGACAAGCGCGATGACCTGGTCAACTGGCTGGATGAGCATCACAGCGGCGAGGTGCCCGAACTGATTTTCCTTCCAATCACCGATGGATCAGACGCCTACCTCAGCTGGATCACCGAACAGACCCGCTAA
- a CDS encoding helix-turn-helix transcriptional regulator: protein MDDTPESPDAPDVRGAPEISRTGELIRKRRTELRMSQAELAEKVGVGIRQIRRYEAGEQQPLLLVGVAIAEALKVSVTELAGATLLHRISLSGEWWMAWQTSQHGQEVITSQTVMLTQQGDLIHVKTNSRGSVTLDEGGYNWRGEMRLWDNKVLLGWYAAEDGAVNSKGTLYFVLHNHGINALGMWTGLSHDGNVVSGWGVLARSEDEARAQIAQLKKTVGATALRMVPPTEGLSDDAN from the coding sequence ATGGACGACACCCCTGAATCCCCTGACGCACCTGACGTACGAGGCGCACCTGAGATCTCCCGCACCGGAGAGCTGATCCGAAAGCGACGCACTGAGCTCCGGATGTCGCAAGCCGAGCTAGCAGAGAAGGTCGGCGTCGGCATCCGGCAGATCCGCCGCTACGAAGCGGGCGAGCAGCAGCCGCTGTTGCTGGTTGGTGTTGCAATCGCCGAAGCGCTAAAAGTGTCAGTTACCGAACTGGCCGGAGCCACTCTTCTGCACCGAATTTCTCTGTCCGGCGAATGGTGGATGGCCTGGCAAACGAGCCAGCATGGCCAAGAAGTAATCACCTCGCAGACCGTGATGCTGACGCAACAAGGCGATCTAATTCACGTCAAAACAAATTCCCGGGGCAGCGTCACCCTAGACGAGGGTGGATATAACTGGCGCGGCGAAATGCGCCTTTGGGATAACAAGGTTCTATTAGGCTGGTACGCGGCCGAAGACGGCGCGGTCAATTCCAAGGGAACGCTCTACTTCGTCCTGCACAACCACGGCATTAACGCCTTGGGAATGTGGACTGGCCTCAGCCACGACGGGAATGTGGTGTCCGGCTGGGGCGTTCTAGCACGGAGCGAGGACGAGGCCCGTGCACAAATCGCACAACTGAAGAAGACAGTGGGAGCTACCGCATTGCGGATGGTTCCCCCGACCGAAGGACTTAGCGATGACGCCAACTGA
- a CDS encoding Pycsar system effector family protein — MTHPFPAKPKLITKTSPLDLAWRAHDAAAASIGKADTKAGFVATLDTAVLAGVLAIADKSSSPKAFQVLTGLGAGCLVLAVLFAVTVVLPILRVRQTRRHAAGNWLYFGAVRHHSATELADRLTGEDPLRGVCAQTVTLARLAWLKHRLLQASLLATVAGIALFLTALIAGGTR, encoded by the coding sequence ATGACGCATCCCTTCCCCGCCAAGCCCAAGCTGATTACCAAGACCAGCCCGCTCGATCTGGCGTGGCGGGCACACGACGCCGCCGCCGCGTCGATCGGCAAGGCAGACACGAAGGCCGGATTCGTTGCCACGCTGGACACCGCGGTCCTGGCCGGAGTGCTGGCAATCGCCGACAAGTCCTCCTCGCCCAAGGCATTTCAAGTGTTGACGGGCTTGGGTGCTGGGTGTCTCGTGCTCGCGGTCCTATTCGCTGTGACCGTGGTGTTGCCGATCCTGCGGGTTCGGCAGACTCGGCGGCACGCGGCCGGGAACTGGCTGTACTTCGGTGCCGTGCGCCACCACAGCGCCACTGAGTTGGCCGACCGGCTGACCGGTGAGGACCCGCTGCGCGGGGTGTGTGCGCAGACCGTGACATTAGCCCGGCTGGCCTGGCTTAAGCACCGCCTGTTGCAGGCGTCGCTGCTGGCCACTGTCGCTGGAATCGCCCTGTTTCTGACTGCCCTGATCGCTGGAGGTACCCGGTGA